A genomic region of Kluyveromyces marxianus DMKU3-1042 DNA, complete genome, chromosome 5 contains the following coding sequences:
- the RPS10A gene encoding 40S ribosomal protein eS10, with the protein MLIPKEDRKKIYQHLFQEGVLVAKKDFNQPKHEEVDTKNLYVIKALQSLTSKGYVKTQFSWQYYYYTLTEEGVVYLREYLNLPEHIFPATYLAGQSNDSRPQGKKY; encoded by the coding sequence ATGTTAATTCCAAAGGAAGacagaaagaagatctACCAACACTTGTTCCAAGAAGGTGTCTTGGTCGCCAAGAAGGACTTCAACCAACCAAAGCACGAAGAAGTTGACACCAAGAACTTGTACGTCATCAAGGCTTTGCAATCTTTGACTTCCAAGGGTTACGTCAAGACTCAATTCTCATGGcaatactactactacacCTTGACTGAAGAAGGTGTGGTTTACTTGAGAGAATACTTGAACTTGCCAGAACACATTTTCCCAGCCACTTACTTGGCCGGTCAATCCAACGACTCCAGACCACAAGGTAAGAAGTACTAA
- the YPK9 gene encoding putative acid anhydride hydrolase, with translation MSVDNKLDGMPRRSNQSARPSFSSTRTGSSTNTTASVILEQNNSEPYSGAAVETVPSSIVSFYHPHSFQSSGYGVSASSSNFERRGQTSENENDALLLSASTSRRSSASRGGRGFHFFTEAQVENAEGISSSLENADYDMDWDAIPTYEQERLHIQPKSSKASLRHNSNDFAMKTLVSQRQNSLRSHPLENRTYSTSPRSSSSSSRYTLRDRIPAELEPDETNDQDDTELRSNESSEEADDDDLSNEDYYSRAEENQEQAKKSYHAKFLKPEYHDRFFPHNVPHLHYQRFYIAEEDLVVAIAGYRTSQFKLYCYYFLCIISLGFAYLLFRWKPSMKVKLTGVKTPLGKAEWVVIENEFGELTIEPVKRRWYNRPLSTVLMEINEDRINPPEGHHYHHETSSNPNLPILITFNYRYFTLVYSPVADIFKSNSNWADPDWLDLEQVQKGLSSSIQEDRTLAFGKNAVNLKQKTVFEILFDEALHPFYVFQIFSIVLWLADDYYYYAGCIFIISVLSIIDTVLETRKNSARLAEMSHFSCEVRVYKDGFWTQVNSSELVPGDLFEISDPSLTALPCDAVLISGDCIVNESMLTGESVPVSKFAATESTMVHLLEDFKSSQVSSIVSRSFLFNGTKIIRVRSQPGMGMALALVTRTGFSTTKGSLIRSMVFPKPVGFKFYEDSFKYIGFMTLIAMLGFSISCIQFIRLGLEVRIMVLRALDIITIVVPPALPATLTIGTSFALTRLKKKGIFCISPTRVNVGGKVDLMCFDKTGTLTEEGLDVLGVHFAEPKGSSSVLHLSKLITSCDDLIKKDKLSDCKNQKEFKEKNLFMSLLTCHSLRNIDGELLGDPLDFKMFEFTKWEYEEGYESWKFKNGEDKAGISPAVVHPTANSPFIENDPNNLIGIVRSFEFLSELRRMSVIVKGFKENNYWSYTKGAPEIIADICNPSTIPKNFHELLQYYTHNGFRVIACAGKSLAKNSWLYSQKVSREEVEDNLEFLGFIVFENKLKTRTKQVLHDLRDANIRTVMCTGDNVLTAVSVGRESGLITSDRVFIPSINENLGENDQLISWRDVDDPNSFLDSVSLEPLTDSEKSYSLAITGDIFRILFRNDEILPENYINTILLKGSIYARMSPDEKHELVEQLQKLDYNVGFCGDGANDCGALKAANIGISLSEAEASVAAPFTSSIFDISCVLDVIKEGRASLVTSFSCFQYMSLYSAIQFITITILYSRGSNLGDFQFLYIDLLLIVPIAISMSWSKPSEKLVKKRPSANLVSPKILVPLCLNILIILIFQLIPWIAVQYTSWYLKPIPAGDDAVQSSDNTVLFFVSNFQYILTAVILSQGPPYREPLTKNYGFVIDISVSLIMSFALMNLNVNSPLGKLLQLTNISGSFKWFIIATVIANFYSEKYIPEKAKNLFKKKYSSKRYKNILRMQQQAVNV, from the coding sequence ATGTCTGTTGACAACAAGCTTGATGGTATGCCTCGGCGCTCAAATCAATCTGCTAGGCCATCATTTTCCTCTACTAGGACTGGGTCAAGTACTAATACAACAGCTTCAGTGATTTTGGAACAAAACAATAGTGAACCTTACTCTGGTGCAGCTGTAGAAACAGTACCAAGTTCCATTGTTTCATTCTATCATCCTCACTCTTTCCAATCAAGTGGATATGGTGTTAGCGCCAGTTCGTCTAACTTCGAAAGACGAGGCCAAACGtctgaaaatgaaaatgatgcaTTGCTATTGAGCGCAAGTACCTCTCGTCGTTCCAGTGCTTCTAGAGGAGGTCGAGGGTTTCACTTCTTCACCGAAGCTCAGGTTGAAAATGCAGAAGGTATTTCATCCAGTTTAGAAAATGCAGACTATGACATGGACTGGGATGCGATACCGACTTATGAACAAGAACGTTTGCACATTCAACCTAAGTCATCTAAGGCGTCCTTAAGACATAACAGCAATGATTTTGCTATGAAAACCCTTGTAAGTCAAAGACAGAATTCTTTGCGTTCTCATCCACTGGAAAACCGTACCTATTCCACATCTCCTcgctcttcttcaagttcgTCTAGATACACACTAAGAGACAGAATTCCTGCAGAGTTGGAACCTGATGAAACAAATGACCAGGATGACACTGAGCTCCGATCCAACGAGAGctcagaagaagcagatgatgatgatttatCAAACGAAGACTATTACTCTAGAGCAGAAGAGAATCAAGAGCAAGCGAAGAAATCATATCATGCAAAATTCTTGAAACCAGAGTACCACGACAGATTTTTCCCTCATAATGTCCCACATTTGCACTATCAGAGATTCTATATCGCAGAAGAGGATCTAGTTGTCGCTATCGCGGGATATCGTACTTCACAATTCAAGCTTTACTGCTActattttctttgtatcATTTCTCTTGGATTTGCATATTTGCTATTCAGATGGAAACCTTCAATGAAAGTGAAATTGACTGGTGTGAAAACACCTTTGGGGAAAGCGGAATGGGTTGTAATAGAAAATGAGTTTGGAGAACTCACTATAGAACCAGTAAAGAGAAGATGGTATAACAGACCACTCAGTACCGTTTTGATGGAAATAAACGAAGACAGAATAAATCCTCCAGAAGGCCACCATTACCATCATGAAACATCTTCAAATCCAAACTTGCCTATCTTAATAACTTTCAATTACAGATACTTTACCTTAGTTTATTCCCCTGTTGCCGACATTTTTAAAAGTAACAGTAACTGGGCAGATCCTGACTGGTTGGACTTAGAACAAGTGCAGAAGGGTCTTTCGTCATCAATACAGGAAGATAGAACGCTTGCTTTCGGAAAAAACGCAGTAAACTTAAAGCAAAAGACTGTGTTTGAAattttatttgatgaagCACTTCATCCATTCTACgtctttcaaatcttctCTATAGTCCTTTGGTTAGCTGATgactactactactacgCTGGTtgcattttcatcatttcaGTTTTATCCATTATTGACACCGTACTAGAAACGAGAAAGAACTCTGCAAGATTAGCAGAAATGTCTCACTTCAGCTGTGAAGTTCGTGTCTACAAGGATGGTTTCTGGACGCAAGTAAACTCATCCGAACTTGTTCCAGGTGatctctttgaaatatcagACCCATCGTTAACGGCTTTACCTTGTGATGCTGTACTAATATCTGGTGACTGTATTGTAAATGAATCAATGTTAACCGGTGAATCTGTCCCTGTTTCCAAGTTTGCAGCAACTGAATCTACTATGGTTCATCTTTTAGAAGATTTTAAATCTTCCCAAGTCTCAAGCATTGTTTCAAGATCATTCCTATTCAACGGGACTAAAATTATCAGGGTTCGTAGTCAGCCGGGAATGGGTATGGCCTTGGCACTAGTGACGAGAACAGGTTTCTCTACTACCAAGGGCTCGCTTATTAGGTCTATGGTGTTCCCAAAACCGGTGGGATTCAAATTTTATGAAGATTCCTTCAAATACATTGGTTTTATGACACTAATTGCTATGCTTGGATTCTCAATAAGTTGTATTCAGTTCATTAGATTAGGATTGGAGGTCAGAATTATGGTACTTAGAGCCCTTGATATAATTACAATTGTGGTGCCACCTGCTTTACCTGCTACATTGACAATTGGGACAAGTTTTGCATTAACaagattaaagaaaaaggggATCTTCTGTATCTCACCAACCAGGGTTAATGTTGGTGGTAAAGTTGATCTTATGTGCTTTGACAAAACAGGTACACTAACTGAAGAAGGTTTAGATGTTCTTGGTGTTCATTTCGCAGAACCAAAAGGTTCTTCATCTGTCCTACATTTGAGTAAGTTGATAACTAGTTGCGATGAtttgatcaagaaagacaaaCTATCTGACTGTAAAAACCAGAAAGAGTTTAAGGAAAAAAATCTATTTATGTCACTTTTAACATGTCACTCTCTAAGGAACATTGATGGGGAACTTTTGGGTGATCCACTAGATTTCAAAATGTTTGAATTCACTAAATGGGAGTACGAAGAAGGTTATGAGAGTTGGAAATTCAAAAACGGCGAAGATAAAGCGGGAATCTCACCTGCTGTCGTTCACCCTACGGCAAATTCACCTTTCATCGAAAACGATCCAAATAACTTAATTGGAATCGTTAGAAGCTTTGAATTTTTATCAGAGTTGAGAAGAATGAGTGTCATAGTTAAGGGGTTCAAGGAAAACAATTACTGGTCATACACCAAGGGTGCTCCTGAAATTATAGCGGATATCTGCAatccttcaacaattccGAAGAATTTCCATGAACTTTTACAATATTATACCCATAATGGGTTCAGAGTGATCGCATGTGCAGGGAAGTCTTTAGCGAAAAACTCTTGGCTATACTCTCAAAAGGTTTCGAGAGAAGAAGTGGAGGATAATTTGGAGTTTTTAGgtttcattgtttttgaaaataagCTAAAAACTCGTACAAAACAAGTGTTACATGACCTTCGCGATGCGAATATCCGTACGGTAATGTGTACTGGTGATAATGTTTTGACTGCTGTCTCAGTTGGTAGAGAATCTGGTCTAATAACTTCGGATAGAGTTTTCATTCCATCCATAAATGAAAACCTCGGTGAAAATGACCAACTGATTTCATGGAGAGACGTCGATGATCCAAATTCCTTCCTGGATTCTGTATCTCTAGAACCTCTGACTGATTCGGAAAAGAGCTACAGTTTGGCTATTACAGGTGATATATTCCGAATTCTATTTagaaatgatgaaatttTACCAGAAAATTATATTAATACTATCTTATTGAAAGGTTCTATTTATGCTAGAATGTCTCCAGATGAGAAACATGAATTAGTGGAACAGTTACAGAAATTGGACTATAATGTTGGTTTTTGTGGTGATGGTGCGAATGATTGTGGTGCTTTGAAAGCGGCTAACATCGGTATCTCATTGTCTGAAGCTGAGGCATCTGTTGCAGCACCATTCACGTCATCTATTTTCGACATTAGCTGTGTTTTGGATGTAATCAAGGAGGGCAGGGCATCATTAGTCACATCTTTTTCATGTTTCCAATACATGAGTTTATACTCCGCCATCCAATTCATCACTATTACTATTCTATACAGTCGGGGTTCCAATCTTGGcgatttccaatttttgtACATTGATCTTTTATTAATTGTGCCCATAGCAATATCGATGTCATGGTCTAAACCGAGCGAGAAATTGGTAAAAAAGAGGCCCAGTGCAAACCTTGTTTCTCCAAAGATTCTAGTCCCACTCTGTCTCAATATTCTAATCATTCTAATCTTCCAACTAATTCCTTGGATTGCAGTTCAGTACACCTCATGGTACCTGAAACCAATTCCTGCTGGTGATGATGCGGTGCAATCGAGTGACAATActgttttgttctttgtaTCGAACTTCCAATATATACTAACGGCAGTGATTTTATCACAGGGTCCACCATACCGTGAGCCGCTAACCAAGAACTACGGCTTTGTTATCGATATTTCTGTTTCCCTCATTATGAGTTTTGCCCTAATGAATTTGAATGTTAACAGCCCATTAGGAAAACTTCTCCAATTGACAAACATATCTGGATCATTCAAATGGTTCATCATCGCAACTGTTATAGCGAACTTTTACTCCGAAAAGTATATCCCAGAAAAGGCCAAGaaccttttcaaaaagaagtataGCAGCAAAAGATACAAAAACATTCTAAGAATGCAGCAACAGGCTGTTAATGTGTAA
- the RRP5 gene encoding Rrp5p: MVAQQSKRKRDEESPLTRQDATEAPSKSALSKSDEISFPRGGSSALSPLEVKQVANEVVADVLFGKDDAATGSEQPKKKRKNSKKGTALEGTELDNEDKEDKTDLVEHFGMKQMNKDTILLGQIQSISKHELKVSLLDGLHGYVSLTDISEQMNKTLEKLDEDMESENEDSDSEYDSSDDEDESNALASKELPDLSNYFKVGQWLRCIVHENTSSTEVKKGKKKLELSIEPSLVNKFDEDDLTKHCVVQCAVKSIEDHGLMLDIGLDNLTGFISKKDLPDFKSILPGAVFLANVNKRSGRTVNVNLDLGGKSTKTDKISSIDAILPGQTIDFVPQTITNHGIIGKAFGLIVAFLPLPHSNCFTVEELKQKYAIGNVINARILATTVMKSGNKVAVVSTQPHINALTPKLQEIEALESFPVGYIFDSCTYKGRDSQFFYVSINDEQVGQIHISKAGETEPTGSVRARVLGYNNVDKLYSLTSDPAQLEVKYLRATDIPIGELLSNCEVVTVSEKGIELKIFNGQFKAFVPPLHISDTRLVYPERKFKIGSKVKGRILNIDSVGRITVTLKKSIVNADEDVLKLVYSEDDVVKVENEELRTIATVELFKPNGCLVSFFNNIKAFIPNKEISEAFVKKPQEHLRLGQTVIVKILNHDFQRNRIIATCKISAESSSKQKEAIESLIVGRSIIDAIVIEKSKDSAVVEAKESGLRGVVYTGHLSDDRIEQNRASLKKLKIGSEIRGLVLDKDTRTRVFNMSCKKSLISDAENGTLPLTYSDIKSKEKTTPMHGYVKSISDRGVFVAFNGKFVGLVLPSYAAETRDIDINKKYYVNQTVTVYLLRTDDEHERFLLTILKPKEEKTQGTSSNLMNPVDKSVKNMSDFTIGKVTKATIISVKRNQLNVALADNVHGRISISEVFDKFEDIKNQKAPLSVFKKDDIIKVKIIGFHDIKSRKFLPISHTNSKSHLVELSAKPSALNSPLSEKTLKDFTAEQTVLGFINNYSKETAWLTITPTVKAKLPIFEISDQGNDFSLPIDEKYPIGTALKVTVKSIDTEHDSLIVTARSHNISSINEIKEGDVLPARVISVQDTYVLLSLGKDVTGVSFITDALDDYSQSLKDVYDSKKKSIVSATVLNVDIANKKINLSLRSASPKDRSIKSSEELKRGDVVRGFVKSITDKGLFISLSSTLQAFVPVSKLTDAFIKEWKKFYNRGQSVVGKVVNCDDDKHILLTMKESEVNGELNVLKTYSEINVGDIFQGSVKNVTEFGVFIKLDGTVNVTGLAHKTEVADAKIENLENLFGEGDKVKAIVLKTNPEKKQISLGLKASYFTKNDSSAVSEQEEVEEENDSEMEVDNEDEEAVAPSEKQSDITVSKKTDDDDEIMDDVQFDYSDVEDKEDRANSNKNVMSTDGLSLSTAFDWTGSILDQAQDEEESSDEEDFIQSKKQKKKRANQVQDKTIDINTRIPESVGDFERLIMGNPNSSVVWMNYMAFHLQLSEVEKAREIVERALKTINFREEAEKLNIWIASLNLENTFGTEETLEDVFNRACQYMDSFVMHMKLLSIYQMSQKNEKAKELFKVTAKKFGSEKVSVWVAWGGFLIDIQEIDEAHEVLGKALKALPKRNHIEVVKKFAQLEFSKGDPEQGRSLFEGLIADAPKRVDLWNVYIDQEIKANEKSKVEDLFERVVTKKITRKQAKFFFNKWLQFEEQKDDQKQVDYVKAKAAEYVAKHKSSQEE, encoded by the coding sequence ATGGTTGCTCAACAGagtaaaagaaagagagacGAGGAGTCTCCATTAACCAGACAAGATGCTACTGAAGCACCATCAAAATCTGCTTTGAGTAAATCCGACGAGATCTCCTTCCCAAGAGGTGGGTCTTCGGCACTTTCTCCTCTAGAAGTTAAGCAAGTTGCTAACGAGGTGGTTGCTGATGTTTTGTTTGGCAAAGACGATGCTGCCACTGGTTCAGaacaaccaaagaagaagagaaagaactCAAAGAAGGGCACTGCTCTAGAGGGCACTGAACTCGACAATGAAGACAAAGAAGATAAAACGGACTTGGTGGAACACTTTGGTATGAAACAAATGAACAAAGACACCATTCTTTTAGGTCAGATTCAGTCGATCAGCAAGCATGAGCTAAAGGTTTCACTATTAGACGGGTTGCATGGTTATGTCTCATTAACTGATATTTCAGAGCAAATGAACAAGACTTTAGAAAAATTAGACGAGGATATGGAAagtgaaaatgaagattcGGATTCAGAATATGATTCCagcgatgatgaagatgaatcgAATGCTCTTGCTTCCAAAGAACTTCCTGATCTAAGTAACTACTTCAAGGTTGGACAGTGGTTGAGATGTATCGTGCATGAGAATACCTCTTCAACTGAAGTTAAAAAgggtaagaagaagttggagcTATCCATCGAGCCATCTTTAGTTAACAAAttcgatgaagatgatttaACTAAACACTGCGTAGTACAATGCGCGGTTAAGAGTATAGAAGATCACGGTTTGATGCTTGATATCGGTCTGGATAACTTGACTGGATTTATCTCCAAGAAAGACCTTCCCGATTTTAAGTCTATACTCCCAGGTGCCGTATTTCTAGCTAATGTCAACAAAAGATCTGGCAGAACCGTAAACGTAAACTTAGACTTGGGTGGTAAGTCTACTAAGACGGATAAAATATCTTCTATCGATGCAATTTTGCCTGGCCAAACAATTGACTTTGTACCTCAAACAATCACCAATCATGGTATCATCGGTAAAGCATTTGGTCTAATCGTTGCATTTTTACCTCTTCCTCACTCTAATTGCTTTACAGTAGAAGAGcttaaacaaaaatatgcCATTGGTAATGTGATCAATGCTAGAATTTTAGCAACAACAGTCATGAAAAGTGGTAACAAAGTTGCTGTGGTATCAACTCAACCTCATATCAATGCATTAACTCCAAAACTACAGGAAATAGAAGCTCTAGAATCATTCCCAGTGGGTTATATTTTCGACTCATGTACTTACAAGGGTCGCGACAGTCAATTCTTTTACGTTTCTATCAATGATGAACAGGTAGGTCAAATTCACATTTCAAAGGCTGGCGAGACCGAACCAACTGGATCTGTCAGAGCTAGAGTATTGGGATACAATAATGTGGATAAACTCTACTCTCTAACTTCTGATCCAGCTCAACTTGAAGTCAAGTACTTAAGGGCAACTGATATTCCAATTGGTGAATTACTAAGTAACTGTGAAGTTGTAACTGTCTCAGAAAAGGGTATTGAACTAAAAATCTTCAATGGACAATTCAAAGCCTTCGTTCCACCACTTCACATCTCTGATACTAGACTTGTCTATCCTGAAAGAAAGTTTAAAATTGGATCTAAAGTAAAAGGTAGAATTTTAAACATCGACTCTGTCGGAAGAATTACAGTCACTCTAAAAAAATCTATTGTCAACGCTGATGAAGATGTCTTGAAATTAGTTTACAGTGAAGACGATGTTGTGAAggttgaaaatgaagaattgCGTACTATTGCTACagttgaacttttcaagCCTAATGGTTGTCTTGTCTCATTCTTTAACAATATCAAAGCCTTTATTCCAAACAAAGAAATCTCTGAAGCTTTCGTTAAGAAACCTCAAGAGCATTTGAGACTAGGACAGACCGTCATTGTTAAGATTTTAAACCACGATTTCCAAAGGAATAGAATAATTGCTACCTGTAAAATCTCTGCAGAATCATCCTCTAAGCAAAAGGAGGCCATTGAGTCTTTGATTGTTGGTAGATCTATAATAGACGCAATTGTCATTGAGAAATCGAAGGACTCCgctgttgttgaagctAAAGAGTCTGGATTGCGTGGTGTTGTTTACACTGGCCACTTGTCCGATGACAGAATTGAACAGAACAGAGCTTCcttaaagaaattaaagatcGGTTCCGAAATCAGAGGTTTGGTTTTAGACAAGGATACTAGAACTCGTGTTTTCAACATGTCCTGTAAGAAATCTTTGATTTCAGATGCTGAAAATGGTACTCTTCCTCTCACTTATTCCGACATCAAGTCCAAGGAAAAGACTACACCAATGCATGGTTACGTGAAGTCTATTTCTGATAGAGGTGTTTTCGTTGCATTCAACGGTAAATTTGTTGGTTTAGTATTACCAAGTTATGCTGCTGAAACAAGAGACATAGATATTAATAAAAAGTACTACGTCAATCAAACTGTAACCGTGTACTTATTAAGAACAGATGACGAGCATGAAAGATTCTTGTTGACTATTTTGAAACCAAAGGAGGAGAAAACCCAAGGAACATCTTCTAATTTGATGAACCCAGTTGATAAGTCTGTCAAGAATATGTCCGATTTCACAATCGGCAAAGTTACCAAAGCAACAATAATCTCAGttaaaagaaatcaattgaATGTCGCTTTAGCCGATAATGTGCATGGCCGTATCAGTATATCGGAAGTATTTGACAAGTTTGAAGATATTAAGAACCAAAAGGCTCCTTTGAGTGTCTTTaaaaaagatgatataATTAAGGTTAAAATCATTGGATTCCATGATATCAAAAGTCGTAAATTTTTGCCAATCTCTCATACCAATTCTAAGAGTCATTTGGTTGAATTATCTGCCAAGCCTTCTGCTTTGAACTCTCCTCTATCTGAGAAGACATTAAAAGACTTTACAGCAGAACAGACAGTTTTGGGTTTCATAAACAATTATAGTAAGGAGACAGCATGGTTGACAATCACTCCAACTGTCAAAGCCAAACTTCCTATCTTCGAAATTTCTGATCAAGGGAATGATTTCTCTTTACCAATAGATGAAAAATACCCTATTGGTACTGCTTTAAAAGTCACTGTAAAGTCCATCGACACTGAACACGACTCATTAATTGTGACTGCTAGATCTCACAACATTTCATCTATcaatgaaatcaaagaagGAGATGTTTTGCCTGCTAGAGTTATTTCAGTCCAAGACACTTACGTGTTATTATCTTTGGGTAAGGATGTAACTGGTGTTTCTTTCATCACCGATGCTTTGGATGACTATTCtcaatctttgaaagatgTTTATGAttcgaagaaaaagagtatTGTTTCCGCTACAGTATTAAACGTTGACATTGCTAACAAGAAGATAAACCTATCTTTGCGTTCAGCTTCTCCAAAGGATCGTTCCATTAAATCTtcagaagaattgaagagagGAGATGTGGTTCGTGGGTTCGTTAAATCTATTACCGACAAAGGTCTATTTATCAGTCTAAGCAGCACTCTCCAAGCCTTTGTTCCTGTTTCTAAGCTTACTGATGCATTCATTAAGGAATGGAAAAAATTCTATAACAGGGGCCAGAGCGTTGTTGGTAAGGTAGTAAACTGTGATGATGACAAACATATCTTATTGACAATGAAGGAATCCGAAGTCAACGGTGAGCTAAATGTATTGAAAACATACTCAGAAATTAACGTTGGTGATATCTTCCAAGGTAGTGTCAAGAACGTCACTGAATTTGGTGTGTTCATTAAGTTAGACGGCACAGTCAATGTGACTGGTTTGGCTCACAAGACGGAAGTTGCTGACGCAAAAATCGAGAATTTAGAAAACTTATTCGGTGAAGGTGATAAGGTGAAAGCTATCGTGTTGAAAACTAAtccagaaaagaagcagatTTCTCTTGGTCTAAAGGCTTCTTATTTCACTAAAAATGACTCTTCAGCTGTTtcagaacaagaagaagttgaagaagaaaatgacaGTGAAATGGAAGTTGAcaacgaagatgaagaggcTGTCGCTCCTTCTGAAAAGCAAAGTGATATTACTGTTTCCAAGAAGacagatgatgacgatgaaaTAATGGATGATGTTCAATTCGATTACTCTGATGTGGAAGATAAAGAAGACCGTGCAAACAGCAACAAAAATGTTATGAGCACTGATGGATTATCATTAAGTACTGCATTTGATTGGACTGGTAGCATTCTTGATCAAGctcaagatgaagaagagtctTCAGACGAGGAAGACTTCATTCAGTctaaaaaacaaaagaagaagagagccAATCAAGTCCAAGATAAGACAATCGATATCAACACAAGAATACCAGAATCTGTTGGTGACTTTGAACGTTTGATCATGGGTAATCCAAACTCTTCCGTTGTATGGATGAATTACATGGCTTTCCATTTGCAACTAAGTGAGGTTGAAAAGGCTCGTGAAATTGTCGAACGTGCTTTGAAGACTATTAACttcagagaagaagcagaaaagTTGAATATTTGGATCGCTTCGCTCAATTTAGAAAATACTTTCGGTACCGAAGAAACTCTAGAAGACGTATTTAACAGAGCTTGCCAGTACATGGACTCCTTTGTCATGCACATGAAATTATTGTCCATTTATCAAATGAGCCAGAAGAACGAAAAGGCAAAGGAACTATTCAAGGTAACTGCCAAGAAGTTCGGAAGTGAAAAGGTTTCTGTCTGGGTTGCATGGGGTGGCTTTTTAATTGAcattcaagaaattgacGAGGCTCATGAAGTGTTAGGAAAAGCATTGAAAGCTTTGCCAAAGCGTAACCATATTGAGGTAGTCAAGAAGTTTGCTCAACTAGAATTTTCGAAGGGTGATCCTGAACAAGGTCGTTCATTGTTCGAAGGTCTTATTGCAGATGCTCCAAAGAGAGTTGACTTGTGGAATGTTTACATCgatcaagaaatcaaggCCAATGAAAAATCAAAGGTGGAAGATCTATTTGAAAGAGTAGTGACCAAAAAAATCACTCGTAAACAAGCtaaattctttttcaataagTGGCTACAGTTTGAGGAACAAAAGGATGACCAAAAGCAAGTTGACTATGTGAAGGCTAAAGCAGCTGAATATGTTGCTAAGCACAAGTCAtctcaagaagaataa
- the MTF1 gene encoding RNA polymerase specificity factor → MSKTTLLQRLLPLANSIKTTYGSQFLKNPKIITQIFDKLKLESQYKSKELQVVDIYSGPAVQSAMLTERLHPKKCVLFDDRRKFAELYQQVLDGNGPIVHYNKNPYKWESFLELTEQDKILTPSFQARDHIHDEFLVTANLTNKKGEQLYVQYLQCVANQNWLQRFGLVKMLVWIPSQTAKKLFAPFSNKDRNRITLLSEMASNTKLIATSEASLKYFLPESLSKFDPVIIPSKEPHTEDLSLVEINPRNHNLDLDNWDYVTQKLMILKSQPIGDSIEVLGHGAKDWFSPRLRPELLKKKPYEMTYMEINEIAECFALWPFKPHILIDFYDDDSA, encoded by the coding sequence ATGAGCAAAACTACGTTGCTTCAACGCCTTCTTCCGTTGGCAAACAGTATCAAAACCACGTATGGTAGTcagttcttgaagaatcCAAAGATAATAACGCAGATTTTCGATAAGCTAAAGTTAGAATCACAATATAAATCTAAGGAATTACAAGTGGTCGATATATATTCGGGACCCGCAGTGCAGTCAGCGATGCTAACTGAAAGACTGCATCCAAAAAAGTGTGTTCTCTTTGATGACCGCAGAAAGTTTGCTGAATTATACCAACAAGTATTAGACGGTAACGGACCAATAGTGCATTATAACAAGAATCCATATAAGTGGGAATCATTTTTAGAACTCACTGAACAAGATAAAATACTTACACCTAGCTTCCAAGCGAGAGATCACATACACGATGAGTTTTTGGTGACTGCAAATCTTACTAATAAGAAAGGTGAACAGCTATATGTGCAATATTTACAGTGTGTTGCCAATCAAAACTGGTTACAGAGATTTGGGCTTGTGAAAATGCTTGTTTGGATTCCATCACAGACTGCAAAGAAACTTTTCGCTCCTTTTTCTAATAAGGACAGAAACAGAATTACATTATTATCCGAGATGGCTTCGAACACAAAATTAATTGCTACTTCAGAGGCCTCATTGAAGTACTTCCTTCCTGAAAGTTTGAGCAAATTTGATCCTGTGATTATACCTTCAAAGGAACCACATACAGAAGACCTTTCCCTTGTAGAAATCaatccaagaaatcatAATCTAGACTTGGATAACTGGGACTATGTTACACAAAAGCTTATGATCTTAAAATCTCAGCCAATCGGAGATTCTATTGAGGTTTTGGGTCATGGTGCGAAAGACTGGTTTTCTCCTCGTCTAAGGCCTGAATTACTCAAGAAAAAACCTTACGAAATGACATATATGGAAATAAATGAAATTGCTGAATGTTTCGCTCTTTGGCCCTTCAAACCTCatattttgattgatttctATGATGATGACAGTGCATAA